Part of the Kwoniella shivajii chromosome 1, complete sequence genome, GGGACTCTGTGGCCGACTGGAGGTATTACACTACACTGGTTAGCTTAAATCTTCCCTTGCCCATATATCTCCTTttcaaaaagatgaaatagCACATGCACATATATTTCCAGACTTAAGACTAGTATTCGCGAAGAAGAATAACAAATGAGATTTTATACCAACTTACACATGAATGAATCACCCGAAGCGGTTCTAACAACATTATAAACCAATCTAACGTTCAATCCCCAGTTCTTAGCTAATGAAATCACTTCACCTTGAGATGCTATTTGTACAGCACAGAACACTTGATTAATCAATTTAAAATCACTGGCAATACCAACTTTATCTCCTACTACCGAAAGTGCTCCTACTGGTTTTTGGGTGAGTGCTTCCAGGACCGGTTTGGCACGatcaatcgatgatgatgtaccAGAAGTCATTATTGTTAATTCACCCGTAGCAGCTCGAGTAGATCCTCCAGAAACGGGACAATCACATAACTATATTTCCAATGGTAGCATATAAGCATCAAGTAAAGGGACAAAGGTAAGGGAAATAGGGAGAAAGGCCTACTTACACCAATGTTTTTTCCTAAAGCATCTAATCTCTCGGAAATGGTGACGAGGAAAGCAGGTGGAACAGTTGAGAAACAGATTATGACAGAGTCTTTTTGAAGTACTAGGTGAATTGAAAGATACAGATCAGCATTGTCGATCTCGGGTATGTAGATTTCGAGCAAAGtaagagatggaaagatgttATAGGGACAGCTCGGATCAACATTCACGGCTTTAAAGTCGATTTATAGCGATGGATCATAaccatatatcatcaatgcCGGAATTGATAGGATGTTatgaaactcaccatctgcAACACCACCTTTGCCAAATAAGACATCTTCAACTTGCATAGCGTTAACCACCATTAATGCCAATACATGTACATTCTCAGCTGCTTTGGCTGGCGATTCACATCCTATCGCACCTGCTTTTACTACAGTTTCGAGAGATGGTTTCCACACGTCATATGCTTGTACTTTGAATCCTGATTTGACCAAGCTCTATTTTCGTATCTCCAATAGAATCAGTGACTATCCCGTCGAAAAAAAGACAAAATATAGATGACATAACATATTTACTCACACTACTCATTCCACTTCCCATAGCGCCTAAACCTATCCAACCAACATTGATATTTTCACTCATTCTCGATTGACTCTTATTTCTTGCTGTTATGCGTTCCAATGTGTAGTCCTTCAAGTAGACTATCAAACAAATGactgaagaaggatattgAGATTGATCTATTCTCCTGATGAATCTACATGCATTCTCATTATACCTTATACCGTACACTCTGAATATGATAACATGTGATGGGGggatggaaatggtggatGTCCTCGCACTAAATTCGGCCCGGATCCACCGGGCTAGATAGTACGACAGTCAACATGAAATCTTACATGTACGATTATGTACGTACACGACAAGACCTCCCTTCTGTCAGCCACGTCGCAGTGAAGCACCGTACACTTGGCGTGGGACTAGCTAATGAAGtatatgcatgcatacaCGTAATTTTCAGAGACTTCCTCCACTACCTGTATTCTATGTATGGTGTAAATGTACGTGCCAAACCCCGCTTATCCGTCTTTACCCGGTCATCTAATCGGTCCACGTCCCATCTACTgcttggaaagaagagatcttCCAGTCATTTCTGCAAATGAGCACAAAACAGTATCAGCATCAGTATGAAACTTATTCAGTTACAGATGGCATTTGGGAGTATTGGGCGACGCGCAAAACTAACCTTCAGGTTGAGGAAGACCCAAGATAGCCAAGATCGTAGGAGCAACATCTGCCAAAGCACCTGGCTCAGAGGATAGTTCCAAAGCACCTTTGTCCCCAGTAACGATGAAAGGCACGTGGTCTGTTCATTACAATCGTCCTATCAGTCATTGGCTCACTTTAGAAGCTGGGTACATTTAAATCACTCACTGGTGGTATGGGCTGTGTGAGGGTTACCAGTGACGGGGTCAAGCATTTGCTCAGCATTACCGTGATCAGCAGTGACACACAGTACGTATCCTGCTTCTTCACATGCATCGTAGACTGTCTTCACTGCGGCGTCAGTGGCTGTGATGGCCTTGACGGCAGCGTCGTAGTCACCAGTGTGTCCGACCTAGGCAATCCGTTTTCAGCTCAGTCATTCTAATTAGTAGGAGGGTGGCAAGGAcaatgatcaactcaccatatcAGGAGGAGCAAAGTTGCACATGACAAATTCGAATTTATCTGATTTGACGATTTCTCCAACTTTGTCCGCAACAGCTTGAACAGACATCTCAGGTTTCTTGTCATAGGTGGCAACTTTAGGAGAAGGGATCATTTCTCTGGCTTCTCCAGGGAAATCTTTCTCTACACCAccgttgaagaagaatgtgacATGAGCGTATTTTTCGGTTTCTGCAAGGGTATAACCCAAAAACAGTTAGTCTGATCGAGTTATCGCATGAAAATGGTAACACAGAAGTGACCATTGTTGAACTTACCAGCGATATGGCATTGTTTCACGTTTTGTTTACCTAACCATTCGGCGAGCACATTGGTCATTCCTTGAGGAGGGAAAGCGATGGAGAATGGGAATTCGGCATTATATCTGGACATTGTGGTGATATTCTATATCAAGTGAACAAGGTTGATTAGCTTCCTTGAATGATGTCGCTGGTCTAAATGAGGACACTCACCAAGTCTTCGGGAACGGTCACTTCCATAGGTTTCTCGGGGAGACCAAGGACCGAAGTCAACTCTCGCATTCTGTCAGATCGGTAGTTGAACATGAAAAGGGTGTCTCCCTCTATTTGAGTCGGGATCGTCAGCTTGTTCAAATCTTTCTCTCACTCCACTGCCACCTACTCTTCCCCCATGCGCATTGCATTGGCACCCTACGTGCAGTGCCCCTAAGCCATCGTACACCAATCCTGTCATTCACATACAGACGGCTCGCGATGACCGGTGACTGGCGACGTGACCACCTCATAATCTCCCCTCGCCACTCCTTTCTGTCTCACGTTGTCACCGATGAAGACAGGTTATACTCACTCTTGATTCTAGAATCTTCTGAACCTGCGATGATAGGcttgatgaattcatctGTAATACCATTTTCATAATTTTTCTCAACAGT contains:
- a CDS encoding 2,3-bisphosphoglycerate-independent phosphoglycerate mutase; the encoded protein is MSTRTAGSPEKAQDAKKQKTEDVQIKKKVCLIVHDGWGLSDNEKGNAIFHGDTTHMDAIRDKHNFVELEAHGLAVGLKEGLMGNSEVGHLNIGAGRIVWQDIVKIDQSIKKDEFQKQPAIVATMKHAKSTNGRLHLCGLVSDGGVHSHILHLFALLRAAKEHDISQVYIHFFGDGRDTSPKSATKYIGQLQDYIKEIGVGEISTVIGRYYAMDRDKRWDRIKIAIDGLIDGQGEKSTQDDLIKTVEKNYENGITDEFIKPIIAGSEDSRIKKGDTLFMFNYRSDRMRELTSVLGLPEKPMEVTVPEDLNITTMSRYNAEFPFSIAFPPQGMTNVLAEWLGKQNVKQCHIAETEKYAHVTFFFNGGVEKDFPGEAREMIPSPKVATYDKKPEMSVQAVADKVGEIVKSDKFEFVMCNFAPPDMVGHTGDYDAAVKAITATDAAVKTVYDACEEAGYVLCVTADHGNAEQMLDPVTGNPHTAHTTNHVPFIVTGDKGALELSSEPGALADVAPTILAILGLPQPEEMTGRSLLSKQ